In the genome of Pempheris klunzingeri isolate RE-2024b chromosome 11, fPemKlu1.hap1, whole genome shotgun sequence, one region contains:
- the LOC139209324 gene encoding uncharacterized protein, giving the protein MASLICLEEQQPSQHNFSVHKHSRYRWQKRVIQIDFKTKMLCSIEKGIIKRQFPFSSVKSCDDGVGSRFSISFKGHHDYELEATSLEDKHKIMQLVNQIIYGNIYSDPEEVNAETHQQPQASLSLREGVLLLHRGGLASFRWVKYEVQLHPGQLTLVPFRQRGPADGEVTSVAPVPIVIHLSDGDTSVRTPHSSDTFTLVTHKNEYQFRMPLPDQTTSPGAVQRDRDAWVQAIHKLCSDWKRKSRGEHMFVETMGLRQLSITEEDTDTDLESSGSFIYPPANADPTSGGNHLSAAGTSQNCPSHDYKKPVPKPRSTVRIAAQVIGPDILPPVPSPTSPGAAALPSPPSPQPSPIHHNAPSSSSTVPESLNHESESPVVKRPSPPRAPPPPPLLFKSMTKLAKPLTKAFHWDPIGSDKIAKSFWIQESSRRIEIDTSRLYEQFAVKDLGTFSAAEPSNTQHIMLNHKIAHNFNIFLKSFPVQPGELKDKLFIINEEDGGLSDEHITSLRRYVPTPDDVEKYKSYTGPVTELHVVDQYMMEMCNIPSLSTQLDLLLTLRELPIGMNDLQPLINQKITMCMQLNNCRSFVSVLEYLLAIGNYLNENARKEKAKGFRLSSLTKLSQLRGRDKKFTLLHALVEQIMLHEPCLATFTQELAEFETVPGASIKGLTAEVDVLKNELQKVIQFSKTSKKRNAGVHHPSFSKDLKMAIEKYKTDLSALMKTCEEMKKLYSVILVVFGEPAGQDSQELFGLICQFVHDFKRAHAEIINTV; this is encoded by the exons ATGGCCAGTTTGATTTGCCTGGAG GAACAGCAGCCCTCACAGCACAACTTCAGTGTTCACAAGCACAGCCGCTACAGGTGGCAGAAGCGAGTTATTCAG ATTGATTTCAAGACCAAAATGCTGTGCAGCATTGAGAAAGGCATCATCAAGCGACAATTTCCCTTCTCCAGTGTCAAGAGTTGTGATGATGGTGTTGGCTCCAGGTTCTCCATTTCCTTTAAAGGACATCATGATTATGAATTGGAGGCCACTTCActggaggacaaacacaag ATAATGCAGCTTGTGAATCAGATCATTTATGGGAACATATACAGTGATCCTGAGGAGGTCAATGCTGAGACACATCAGCAGCCTCAAGCATCACTGAGCCTTCGGGAAGGGGTCCTGTTACTGCACCGAGGTGGCCTGGCATCGTTCAGATGGGTGAA ATACGAGGTCCAGCTCCACCCAGGTCAGCTAACACTGGTCCCCTTCAGGCAGCGAGGCCCCGCAGATGGTGAGGTGACATCCGTGGCGCCCGTGCCCATTGTGATTCACCTGTCAGACGGCGACACCAGCGTACGGACGCCTCACAGCTCCGACACTTTCACTCTGGTCACCCACAAAAATGAATACCA GTTCCGGATGCCTTTGCCAGATCAAACAACATCCCCTGGGGCTGTACAGAGGGATCGAGATGCTTGGGTCCAGGCCATTCACAAACTGTGTTCAGACTGGAAGAGGAAGTCCAGGGGTGAACACATGTTTGTGGAAACAATGGGTCTACGACAGCTCAGCATAACCgaagaggacacagacacagaccttGAGTCAAGTGGAAGTTTTATTTATCCTCCAGCTAATGCAGACCCCACTTCTGGTGGAAATCATTTGTCAGCTGCTGGCACAAGTCAAAATTGCCCCTCACATGATTATAAAAAGCCCGTTCCTAAACCTCGCAGCACTGTGAGGATTGCTGCTCAAGTTATCGGGCCTGACATTTTGCCTCCCGTCCCATCACCAACCTCTCCTGGTGCTGCTGCCTTACCTTCACCCCCCTCTCCTCAACCATCACCCATCCACCATAATGCCCCCTCATCCTCTTCCACAGTCCCAGAGTCTCTAAACCACGAATCAGAATCGCCAGTTGTGAAAAGGCCGTCACCTCCAAGagccccaccccccccaccttTACTCTTCAAATCGATGACGAAATTGGCAAAGCCACTGACCAAGGCTTTCCACTGGGACCCCATTGGCTCAGACAAG ATTGCAAAATCATTTTGGATAcaagagagcagcaggaggattGAAATCGACACATCACGCTTATATGAGCAATTTGCTGTTAAAGATCTGGGGACGTTTAGTGCAGCAGAGCCGAGTAATACCCAGCATATTATGCTCAACCACAAGATTGCACACAACTTCA ACATTTTCCTCAAAAGTTTTCCAGTGCAACCGGGAGAGCTGAAGGACAAACTGTTCATCATTAATGAGGAAGATGGAGGCCTGTCTGATGAGCACATCACCTCTCTGAGGAG GTACGTCCCCACCCCGGATGATGTAGAAAAGTACAAATCCTACACTGGACCGGTGACAGAACTGCATGTTGTGGACCAGTACATGATGGAG ATGTGCAACATCCCCAGCCTGAGCACACAGCTCGACCTGCTGCTGACTCTGAGAGAGCTCCCGATCGGCATGAACGACCTGCAGCCA CTGATTAACCAGAAGATCACAATGTGCATGCAACTGAACAACTGCAGGTCATTTGTTTCCGTGCTGGAGTACCTCCTCGCCATTGGCAATTACCTCAATGAGAACGCCAGAAAGGAAAAGGCCAAGGGATTCCGCCTCTCCTCCTTAACTAAA CTCTCGCAGCTCCGTGGGAGAGACAAGAAGTTCACCTTGCTTCATGCCCTTGTGGAGCAGATCATGTTGCATGAACCGTGCTTGGCCACTTTTACTCAGGAGTTGGCAGAATTTGAAACTGTCCCGGGAG CTTCCATCAAAGGCCTGACCGCAGAAGTAGATG TCCTGAAGAATGAACTGCAGAAAGTCATCCAGTTTAGCAAAACTTCAAAGAAACGAAATGCTGGAGTCCATCACCCAAGCTTCTCTAAAGACCTTAAG ATGGCAATTGAGAAATACAAGACTGATCTCTCTGCGCTGATGAAGACGtgtgaggagatgaagaaaCTCTACTCTGTCATACTG